From Canis lupus baileyi chromosome 16, mCanLup2.hap1, whole genome shotgun sequence:
TGGAACAGTTGCAGCTGCAGCTCGTCTGCCTTCTCTGCCAGCTCCCGGACCTGCTTCCGCAACGTGTCCTTCTCCTGCAGGCTCCGCGAGTGCTGTGCATGCAGCTCCTCCCGTGTGGCAATGGCCTGTGTGGACAGGATGGCTCAGGGTGGGCTGGGTGGTTGCTGGAGACCCCCAGGACCACCCCCGCCTCTCAGCACAACAGTTGagagcttcctgcagggagtctgcttctccctctgcctgtgtagtGCTTGAGGGTTTGTGTAGTAATAACAGCTTCCAATGGGAGGTGGAGATGAAACCTCCAGCTCTGATCTCCGAGCCCTCCACCCCACCGCACATCCAGCCCGTGCTTCTACCCTCCACGGCACTTAGCGGTGGGATCAGGAATATGGCTGTTGGCAGCTGTGTTACATCCTTCATCACGGCTGTCCCTCTGGGGGACACGGCACACTGACCAGAGCACACCTGACGCAGCTCTGACCCATAGCCGGAGTCAGCCAGCTGCCTACGTGCCCAGGCCTGGAGCAGGGTGGCAGCTGCAAGCAGCCGGCCCCTGCCTGGAGGCCAACCCAGCCCTAGAGCCCTCGGCCCTCAATGGCCAGAACTTGAGGAATCACTGAGAATTGCCTTCCTTTCCTGTTGCCCACCAGGGACACCCGAAGAGAAGCCTACCCGTTcacctgggctgctgggccccagcATCCCTGGCTGGCAGCCTGCCTTTGGTGGCACAGCACCCTCCCTTCTTCTGCCTCCCCCAGGGAAGGTGGGAGCACTGCTTCCCTGCTCTTCCCTGCCTGTGGCCTCCAGGCAGCTCCCTGGCAACAGGGACCAGGCACCACACCCTGGCACCACGACCCTAGCACCGTGCTTTCTCTGCACACCGTCATCCCCACCAGAGGCATTCAGATGGGTAACTGCAAGGCTAGAGGCTCTGAGCAGGCTTCCAGTCCCTCCAGAGTGTTGCCAAAGCACCGACTGACACTGATCAGAAAAACCCTGGTGCTGACGAGAAAGAGGCCGCTTCTGCCTCCAGTTCCCAGGAGCACAGCCAGCCAAAGTGACaagggtttggggttttttgttgttttgttttgttttttaaatattttatttatttattcatgaaagacacagaaagaggggcagagacaagcagagggagaagcagactccctgcagggagccctcaactgttgagccacctaggtgtcccaccCAAGAGTTTTTTAAGTCAAAAAAGCTATTttaagggtgcttgggtggctctgtcagtggagtgtctgccttcagctcgggtcatgatcctggggtcctggaatggagccccgtGTTGAGCTCCTtgctcggcagggagcctgctcctccctctcctcccctctcttgctctgtttctctatcagataaataaataaaatctttttaaaaatttctgctcaggttgtgatctcagggttgtgagattgagccccactcagcggggagtctgcttgaggttcccTTTCCCTTTGACCCTCCCCACCATGTGCATGTGCTCCCCCCCCGCCAcctctccatctcaaataaataaatacatcttaaaaaaaaaacaaaaccagaaacccaAAATGCTGTTTGCCAAACAAGACGGCTCCCATTTTTGTAAGACAAAAATGAAACTGTATGTGCACTAGAAAGAATCTGAAGGCACGACCTGCCAGCAGGGCAGTTTTTCTGGCAGTGGGCTGGGGTGGCAGGGGACGGGAAGGAGTTACCCTCACGATTGTTCACGTTTTTTCAAGAGCTGATGACAGCCCTCCTGCAAAAGGGCAAGGCACCACAGTTGTGggaatccccccaccccacctgtgcCCTCACCCTGGGCTGCTCCTCGCCAGCATGAGGCAGGAAGCGGCGAGGTGCCTACCTGGTCCCTCTCGATGGCAACCTCCTCCATCTGCTGCAGGATGGCCTCGATGCGGTCCTTGTACATCTTGGAGTCCTTCCGTAGGGCTAGGCACTGCAGCTCGAACATCTCCTTCTCCTCCATGCACTACGGGAGCCAGCAGCTAGCCCCCACCGCCCATTCTGGCCCCTGCTCAGGCCCCGCTgacagggaggctgcttgagtCTCTGGGTCCCTGCCAACCCAAAGCCCGGGCCTGCCCATCCTGTAGGAGTGCAGGccaggagtggggtgggaggcCAAGGCCCCGCACCTCCAGGAAGGGGTGAGGCAGGGCTGTGGATCCCAGGGGCTGCGTGAACACAGGGTGGTCCCTCAGCCCACCCAGCCTGGCTTGGCCCAGGCTCATGTCCACCGGCCCCAGCTGCGTACCCGGGCACGCAGGGCCTCCCCCTGCCGCAGGTCCTTGCGCAGAGAGAGGATGGTACTGGCTTGCTCCTGCTGGCCGCGCAGTGCCTGCCGCCAGTCCTCCTCCAGCACCTGGATGTAGGGGCTGCTCCTGTCTGGTTTCCCCTCCTGTGGGTGGTGAAGGGGAGAGTGGCAGGAAGGCAGCTAGACTCGAGGGGGCCCTGCTCTTGGCACCAGCATCCTGCCAGATCTCTCCAGCTCCCAAAAGTGCTTATCCCATTCGCACAGGAACCCACCTctggcccctgccctgggcccgcCCCACCCACGCGAGGCCCCCCCgctcctgccctgggctcccctcACCTGCACTGTGGCCTCCAGCTCCTGTACGCGGGCCTGCAACAACGTCTTCTCCTGCTGCAGCTCCCACAGCAGCTCCTGGCTGGGCCGCTGCTCCATGGCATGCCTGAGCTTCAGCGTGTGCCTGCGCTCCACCCTGCAGTCGTCTTCTGCCTTCATGAGGCTGTGCTTGAGCCGCTCAATCTGTGAGGAGACACCATCAGCCGCCAGCCTCGCCCCGCACCTCTCCACCCCCAACCCGGCCTCAGGTGCCAGGACACCTCCAGCTGCAGGTCGCGGCTGCGCATGAGCGCAGCCCCCTTCTCCTCAATCTGGCGGGCCAAGCGCATGGCCAGGTCATAGTTCTCGTCCTTGCAGCGCTTGAGCTCGTGGCTGCCAGCTTCGCACTCCTCCTTGAGCCGCTGCACGCGCTCCTGGTGCTTGCGAAGCAGGCTGTCCTTCACCCGCAGCTCCTTGATGAGGTCGTCCTTGGAGCTGAGCAGCTGGCTCAGATCCTGTACCTTCCTCTGCAGCTTCAGCACCTCGCTCATCAGCAGCTGCGTCAGGCCTGACTCCCCGGATGCGTCTGCAGATGGCCAGGCCGCGTCAGAGGATCCCCTTCCGTACTGCaccccttcctgggcctcagccttGAGGACCCACTCCGAGGCACACAGGGCCCGGCGCTGATGCTCCCCATGGAGGAAGCGGGCTGACCTCCTGACTTAACATCCCCACTGTCTTCCCGCCCTCCAGGACAGCAGCAATGAGGCCAGGTACCTACCCTCCCTTCTCCTGTTATAAGGGCTGGTGGGCACCCAGTCCTTCCGGGAGCCAGGGCTTTGGTGGGGTCAGATGGAGGGGTTCTGTGCCCTCCTTGCATGGGTCCTCCTTTTCTCCACCAGAGAGAAGGCGCAGCATGGGGCCCCGCTGTTGGCACTCCCATGCAACCCTCACACTTCCTTTTGCCCCCAGTTTATCCATCAGGAGCTCAGCCATCCAGCCTGCCCATGGGGCCCCCTGCCTCACCGATGATCATGGAGAAGACGCGGGTGGGCTCCTTGCCCGTGACCTTCTTGTAGAGCTGGGGGTAGTACAGCTCCAGGCTCTCAAGGAAGGCCACATAGCCCTTGTGACCGGTCCGCTGCAGGATGTCCAGGAGCACTCCTGAAACCCAcagggccaggctggggctggctgggctTGTGCACTGAGCTCCTATAGGCCCAGCCCAGGTCAAGATCTACCTGCTGCCCACGCACCCTTGCCCTCCCAGGGGTGTCTGCTGTGCATGGAAGCACCACGGCTCCCAGCAGACAGGACAGGGTGTGGGGTGCTGGGGAGCGCCCATTCCTGTGCTCAAAGCTCCCGGCTGAGGCAGCACTGACCCACTTTCCGCTTGCGGATGACCAGGTTGGGGtcactgagcacctgctcctCATCATCGGGGTTCAGCACCTTGCATTGCCTCAGGTAGGGCGTGATGCGCGAGGGGTCGATGACGGAGATGAGCTTCACTCGGAAGCTCTCCAGGGTACTCCAGCACTGGTCTTCGTTCTCATAGTCTGACATGGTGGCGGCCACCGCTGCGATTGGTGGGAGAGCAGCTGGCAGGGACAGTTGCATGCTGGGCCCAGGGGAGTCCAGGACAGGTAGGTGTGAAGCCTCACCCGCCCTGGCCCTCCCTCCTCTGCGCTGGTGCTCTGACCGGGGCACCAGCTCAGCCAGGGCAGCCCTCCCGGCCTTCTCTAGACCCTGCAGCCACTCCCTCAGCAGGTGACCTAGGCTTTCTCTGTCCAAGTCACCCTGATAAGTGTGAGGGAAGATGTGGAGGCGCTTCAGGGACTGGCGGCATCTGagaatacccccccccccactgtggCCTTGTTCTGGCCTCTGCACCCCCATCCCTAAAGCGTGAGTCTGGCAGACCACCACCTCGTACCCACTGGCAGGGCCTCCCTGGCAGGTACAGGGAGGTAGGCGCCCAGGCTGGGGAGGCACGCCTGGGGCATTGACCTGCCCACGTACACGCCAGCCTGTGCTGCTGTAGGACTTCCTCCTTCTTGGACATGGCTCCTGCTCAGGGCCTAGCCCCACCGCCTCCTCTCTTTCCGGCGGCTGGCTGGTGGTGCAACAGTGGCCCAGGCACCGGCTGGCTCAGGAAGGGCAGCTGTGGACCGCTGCACCAGGAGGGGCCCAGCTGCATTGGCATGGCCAGCACCCACGCCGCTCCTGTGCCCTCTGCAGACTCCTAGGGACCAGGCACCAGCCACCTCTGGGCTCCTCTCCCTGTTCCTGGGCACGCAGGGTGCCAGCTCCCTGACCAGGGCCATCCGTGTTGGGACTACCCACTGCTGCTCCCTTCCACTGGCGGGCACAGACCACGCTCGAGGCCTGGGCCAAACCAGGAGCCTCCTCCCAGTGGTGGGGACAGAGACCCTGACTTGCCACCTCAGACTGCCCTCAGCCAGCGTAGGAACTGTGGGCGGAGGTTTGCCACCCAGAGGAGCTAGGCCATACTCCCAGAGACAGACGGCAGCAGGCAGGGCCTCTGGAGGAGCTTCCTGAACTTCCTGCAGCCCTTGGCCACACCATCCAGCCAGAGAGACACCAGCAACTCAGTGGATGGCCCTTGGAACGTTCAGCCCGCTTCCTGCCTTTCCCACCTACATCCACAGGTCCCACACCTGACCCCTGCCTCTAATTCCACCGAGCTGAACAAGCAGGTCTCAGGTGGCTGTGAAGGACAGGGCAGGAGTGGAGGCCCTGGGTGCTCTTCTGGGGTATGTgccccaggagccctgagcagAGAGATGGGTGTCTTCCTGGCCACCCTGAGAGGGCAGCCAACCAGCCTACCTCAGGGTCCTCGAGAGGCACCTGTGCAGTGGACACTGGTCAGCCCAGGCTGGCCTGATCCGATGAACAGGAGGTGCTGCTGGCAGCCCAGTGGAGCTCAGGAGGAAAAGCTGTGCACTTCCTGATGGTGCTGCTCAGCTCCACAGAGCCGGGAAGGTCCTCCCAGAGGGAGTGGGTCCTTGGGCCTGCCTTCTGATTCGCCCGCCTGGCAGGGCCCAAGAGGCGGGGCAGAGGGAAGTGGAAGTCCTGCTCAGAGGCCTGGAGGCCCACCCCTGGCATCCACTAAGTGGAAGTGTGAGCAAGGACCCTCCCCGGAGCTGGATGAGGCCAATGCACTGTCTAGTCCGCTCTGGCCTGAACGCAGGCTTCTGGAGGCTTCTCCACCAGGGGCTGGCTGGGAACCTGCAGCGTGGGCCCTCTGCAAAGTGCAGGAGATCCCAGGGCTTCAGGCCTAACTCTGGGATTTCAGCCAGATGCCCACACACACAGTAGGCCAGCCGGGCCTTGATCACATGAGGGCTGGTGTAGCGTCCAGAAGGCATGTGGCTGGAGACCCCACTGTGGCCTGTCCGTGCTTGCCCCACATGGCCACCGGCCCCTGCTACACTGCACACCCTATCCCTTCCTGGGAGTGTCTCCACTTAGCAACCTCTTTACTAGGACACTCGGGACTGTGACAGCAGGCTCCCAGGCCACTCATCATGGCCCCGCAAACCAGTTTCAGAAGGGCTGTTTCTGCCATCAGAGCTGCACCCAATAGCCAGGATAGCAGGCCTCCAGACCAGGGTCTGCCAGGAAACCCCCAGGCCAAGGCCTCACTGGCGCAGCTGGGCCGGTTGGTCCAAGTTGTTGGCTGCCAGGCTGAGGCAATTGCTAGGGAAAGGCCAGGATGGTCCTGAGCAGGGCTCCCAGCCCCACCTTCCCATGGCAGCTGCCTCTTGCCTGACAGGCTCCCCGCCTGTAGGCTCTCGGACCTCTGACCCTGGGTGGATGGAGGCTGCCATCGCGCTTCCAGAACAGccagtcctgggccctccaggagCTATGACCAGCAGTGTTTCCCTGCTCTgcaaaagcaaattaataaaGGGTGTCTCCCCCACGGGGGTGTTGGTAAGAATTCaatgacagaaatgttctgttctctgtatcaaaagccagaaatcaataacaaaaggcTAACTGGAGAATCCCTAAacgtttgaaaataaaataagagaccTCTAACTAGCCATAGGTCTAAAGGAGCCCCCAAGGAAAGCAGAAACGAGCTGAAAAAGCCCCAGGTGCAAACTGAAAAGCTAAGAGCTTGTGCATGAGGCTGCACGGTGGTGGGTCAGCCCCCTGGTGGGTGGGTACAGCACCCCAGGGCATGCTCACACCTGGAGAGCACAGGCATGAAGCCTCTAGAACCAAGCACCTCAAAAGGCTGCACACCAAAGCCAAGGCTGTGCACCGCGTCCCTCAGAGCACCAAGGGTGCTGGGGCTTGGCCTCCCACCAAGAAGCAGCTGCTCAGGAGGAAGGCAATGCCGGCCTGGGGCCGCTGCGTGACTTGTGGGCAGGCGGGCAGCCGCTGGTTCCAGATGCCTGCCTGGGTCGGCGGTGTGGTCAGGAAGGCAGTGAGGCAGGTCCACCCCATTCCCTGTGGCCCCACCAAGGCAGCAGCTGCCTGGTAGCTCTTGGCAGGCCCTGGGGCTTGAGCCACAAGCGTGTTCTGTGCAAAGGGCACTCCCCACGTCCTACACGGTGGCCCGGAGCTCAGGGGGTTCCTCAGACCTCAGGGCCCAGCCATCCGGGTCCTGGCACGGTCAGGGGAGCCCCAACCCTCTGCCCAGTCTCTTAAGGCAACAAGAATCTGGGGCTtgccttttaataaaaaaataagccattCACTTTATTCCTTCAAACATTCCTTCCGATTTGTGCTGGAGGACTAGCCAAGCCCCAGTGGCTTCACGGTCACACGGCGAagcctcccccagcctccaaCTGCTTTAGGCTGCTTCCTCCGGGAGGGTTGGAGCTGGGCTCCACAGGCAGGTGGGCTCACTGGGGTCCAGCATGGCTCCCGCCTCCTGGAACACAGAGATGCCCAGATGGTGGGGACACCCTGACCCCAGCCAGACCCCAGAGATGGTGCTGTAGGATAGGAACCAAAGGTGGCATTAGGCCTCCTCCGAGGGCGCAGAACCGGGTCTGGCTGCCCACCTGCAGTCCATGCAGGGGGCCATGCTGAGGGCAGGCCCTAGAGCCTGGGTGGGCTTctgatgcccccacccccacccccagcatcccCTCTGTGGACCCTCTCAGGGCGCAGCCCCACTACACTCGCAGGAGCTGGCTCCCACCTCTGTAGACCAGACATCTTCCCCCACATGGGATCTCTGCACCATGAACTCAACTAATCCGTACTGAGGGCCTACTTGATGCCTGCTCTCTGGGCACTGAGGACCCGGCAGCAAAAACCAAATCATATCACCGCCCTTAAGGGCTCACGTTTATGGCAGACACGCATGTAAACCATGTCGGGTGTAGAAGAGACAGTGCTAGCAAGACAGACATTGACAGTGGTACTGCCCCAagagaacaggcagagagagcatcTCTGAACAGCCAAACACTGAGCAGACATGATTGGGATAAGGGAACAAGCCTTACAGACATGGACGAAggccaggcagaggggacagcagtGCAAAGGCCCCGAGGCACACGTGGGTCAGCAAGAAGGAAGCACCAGAGCCTGGAGTGTGCAACCCAGTGGGCGAGGGTGTAGCTAGGGGAGAGGGATTACATGGCCCTCCCCACAAACGGCTCCCATAGGCCTGTATAACCCTCCCCATCACACTTGATGTGAGCTCCTAAGGGCGATGATAGTCTGCCCCACATCTGGaaagctgtgggctcctgtgtGCCCAGAACAGAGGCACGGGGAAGGCCCATGGTATAGGGGTACCtgcacccacccctgcccctgcttacCCTGCTGCTCACACCAGCCGTTGCCGCTTCCGGGCATGCCAGGCATGCCGGGTTCTGCGCACATCAAGGCTGTCACAACCGTCCAGGCTCTGCCCAGGGTCTGGGGCTCCCTGAAAcaaaagccaggaagagggcACAGGAGTGAGTCCCCACTAGGACAGATAGGGAGAGCAGTGGCAGCGAGCAGTCACACCAGGGGGTAAGCTACATGCTGACAGCACAGTGCAGGGTCAGGCTGCTCCCCAGACCTTATCCTTGCAGACAGTGTGGCTCGCAGAGGACCAGAGGCCCCAGCACATGCAGGGGCCACACGTGGGCTCTTGCTTCCCCCTACCCCAACGTAGGGGCTCCATTGCCCTTGAGGACACTCCAGAGCAGCCTCCTACACCCCGGTCTTCCCGGTCAGGCCAGCAGGGCAGTGGCCAAGAACACAGGCAGGTGGCAGCGGAGAGCTTGCACATAGGGGACAGGAAGCTCTTTCCCCCACAGCCCCCCAGCCACAAACCCTGCCTCCTGCTGTCCCAATGGTGCAAAGGGGAGCCCCACCTGGGAAGCCTGTAGGAGACCCCACAACCTCCCAGACCTGGCACATGACAAAGTGGCCAAGCTCTCCCATGGCCCCAGGAACAGGTCAGAGGATGCCTTGCCAGAGGCCCCGTAACCCCGTGGTACACATGGCCACAAGGACACAGGGACACCTGCCTGCACATGTCAGGCTTCTTGCCAGGGAGTAAGGATAGTTTTGCCCCCACAGGTTGGAAAGCTCTTCTGGGGCAGCTACTGCCAGAGCCAACAGCTAAAGATCTCGGGGTCCCCAGATACGCAGGGACAAATGCAGTGCCACCTTTGTGGAGCTTGTGCACCACCACAGGAGCCCGTGTGTGCATGGGATGCATGGGACCCAAGATCACCCACTCCTTCCCTCAAGCAAGGCCACGAATGGAGAGGTTCCTctttgtttcccacagtggccTCAAAGGAGGCCACATCCGTACAGACTGAGCAGGCCCAGAGCCAGCTTCCTCCTCAGCAAACCGTGGCCAGCCCTGGGGGCTGGAGCTCCCACCACATGTGTGTGGACATGGCTGATGGCCACAGGGAAGCAGGGCAGGGGGCCCGTGCCTACCTGAACAGGGATGGTAGCTGCTGGTCCTGCCTGAGGACCACAGGTGAGCTCCAGCTCCCCCAGGTCATCCTCACTCTCAGGGTCAGCCCTCGTGGCCAATGACAGGGTAGTGGGGACGCCGTGGGGAGACAGGGTGGCCAGGAGTGCAGGGAGGGTGAAGGCAGCCAGGAACCGTGCCTTCAGCAGCAGGTAGGCCGGGCTGTCCTGGAGCTGCCTCCGCACCTGTCCCAGTGAGGCCTGCAGGGCTCCAGCTGCCCCACTGGGCATGAGGGATGTAGCTCTCTGCTCTAAGGTCTTCTTGTGGAGCAAGAGTCCAGA
This genomic window contains:
- the CARD9 gene encoding caspase recruitment domain-containing protein 9 isoform X2; the protein is MSDYENEDQCWSTLESFRVKLISVIDPSRITPYLRQCKVLNPDDEEQVLSDPNLVIRKRKVGVLLDILQRTGHKGYVAFLESLELYYPQLYKKVTGKEPTRVFSMIIDASGESGLTQLLMSEVLKLQRKVQDLSQLLSSKDDLIKELRVKDSLLRKHQERVQRLKEECEAGSHELKRCKDENYDLAMRLARQIEEKGAALMRSRDLQLEIERLKHSLMKAEDDCRVERRHTLKLRHAMEQRPSQELLWELQQEKTLLQARVQELEATVQEGKPDRSSPYIQVLEEDWRQALRGQQEQASTILSLRKDLRQGEALRARCMEEKEMFELQCLALRKDSKMYKDRIEAILQQMEEVAIERDQAIATREELHAQHSRSLQEKDTLRKQVRELAEKADELQLQLFQREGQLLALEGRLKRQQLDMLVLSSDLDDSSPRNSQELSLPLDLEAVQLSDKGGLANKDSPQQSFVALQEEQLPLTTNGAGLSGGEPPEKERRRLKESFENYRRKRALRKMQHCSRQGEVDWENTTGSDNTDTEGS
- the CARD9 gene encoding caspase recruitment domain-containing protein 9 isoform X1; the encoded protein is MQLSLPAALPPIAAVAATMSDYENEDQCWSTLESFRVKLISVIDPSRITPYLRQCKVLNPDDEEQVLSDPNLVIRKRKVGVLLDILQRTGHKGYVAFLESLELYYPQLYKKVTGKEPTRVFSMIIDASGESGLTQLLMSEVLKLQRKVQDLSQLLSSKDDLIKELRVKDSLLRKHQERVQRLKEECEAGSHELKRCKDENYDLAMRLARQIEEKGAALMRSRDLQLEIERLKHSLMKAEDDCRVERRHTLKLRHAMEQRPSQELLWELQQEKTLLQARVQELEATVQEGKPDRSSPYIQVLEEDWRQALRGQQEQASTILSLRKDLRQGEALRARCMEEKEMFELQCLALRKDSKMYKDRIEAILQQMEEVAIERDQAIATREELHAQHSRSLQEKDTLRKQVRELAEKADELQLQLFQREGQLLALEGRLKRQQLDMLVLSSDLDDSSPRNSQELSLPLDLEAVQLSDKGGLANKDSPQQSFVALQEEQLPLTTNGAGLSGGEPPEKERRRLKESFENYRRKRALRKMQHCSRQGEVDWENTTGSDNTDTEGS
- the CARD9 gene encoding caspase recruitment domain-containing protein 9 isoform X3, which encodes MQLSLPAALPPIAAVAATMSDYENEDQCWSTLESFRVKLISVIDPSRITPYLRQCKVLNPDDEEQVLSDPNLVIRKRKVGVLLDILQRTGHKGYVAFLESLELYYPQLYKKVTGKEPTRVFSMIIDASGESGLTQLLMSEVLKLQRKVQDLSQLLSSKDDLIKELRVKDSLLRKHQERVQRLKEECEAGSHELKRCKDENYDLAMRLARQIEEKGAALMRSRDLQLEIERLKHSLMKAEDDCRVERRHTLKLRHAMEQRPSQELLWELQQEKTLLQARVQELEATVQEGKPDRSSPYIQVLEEDWRQALRGQQEQASTILSLRKDLRQGEALRARCMEEKEMFELQCLALRKDSKMYKDRIEAILQQMEEVAIERDQAIATREELHAQHSRSLQEKDTLRKQSSDLDDSSPRNSQELSLPLDLEAVQLSDKGGLANKDSPQQSFVALQEEQLPLTTNGAGLSGGEPPEKERRRLKESFENYRRKRALRKMQHCSRQGEVDWENTTGSDNTDTEGS